The following is a genomic window from Bacillota bacterium.
AGCCCCGCGGCTTCTCCTTCCCGCACCCGACGCACGAACGGTTCCAAAACGCCCGGTCCCGTGCCCCACGTAATGTGGAAACGGGGCACCGAGTTGCCGTGCGCGCCGGCCAGCCAGCCGCCTCGTTCGGCCCAACCAACGATGGGGAAAAGGCGAATGCCGCGCCGCCGCAGCCACGCCCGCTTTTCACCAGCCGCAAACGCCACGTACGCCTCCGCCCAGCGGCGCGGCCAGTAGTCCTCCTCCCGGTCGAAACCGGCCGAAGCCAGCCAGTCGCTCCAGGCCAGGTCAAAAGAATCGCGAATTCCAAGGCGCCGCTGCTCCGGCGTGTCGACGAGAAACAACCCGCCCAGCGACCAGAATGCCTGCCCGCCCAGCGACGTTTCGGGTTCTTGGTCGACGATGATGACGCGGCGGCCCGCCTCGATGACTTCGCAAGCCGCCACAAGGCCCGCCAGGCCCGCGCCGACGACGATGACGTCCGCGTCGTAGCCCATGCGGCTCGCGCACCTCCGTCACGTCTGCCAAATATGTTTTTTATATTCGACGAGACGTGCAAAGTTCCCCTTAACTCTGAATCATGCGGAGATACTTTCCGCAACCAACCCTGTGGAATATAATGTATTTTGGCAGAACAACCCAAGAGCCCGGCGCCGCTGCGGGCGGTTTTTTGTGTGGGGGGCCCGTGCTCCCGCATACGCTGCCGGAGCCGAAAGGAGCGTGAACAGCCTTGAGTACGTTGGGCCGGATGGAGGCGGAGGGACACGAACTTGTCGCGTACTTCTACGACAAGCCCACAGGTTTGAAGGCCATCATCGCGGTCCACAGCACCAAGCTGGGACCCGCGCTGGGCGGCTGCCGCGTCTGGCCGTACGAGAGCGAAGAGGCCGCGCTGCAAGATGTTCTGCGCTTGAGCAAAGGCATGACGTACAAGAGCGCGGCCATGGGCCTGCCGCTGGGCGGCGGCAAAGCCGTCGTCATCGCCGACCCGCGCAAGGACAAGACGCCCGAGCTGTTCGAAGCGTTCGGCCGGGCCGTCGAAAGCCTGGGCGGCAAGTACATTACCGCGGAAGACGTAGGCACGTCGCCGGAAGACCTGCTGGCCGTGCGCCGCGCCACCCGGTACGTGGTCGGTTTGCCGGGAGCCAGCGGCGACCCGTCGCCGGTCACCGCGTACGGCGTGTTCAGCGGCATGAAAGCGTGTCTCGAGCACGTCTTCGGCTCCGACGACTTCCGAGGCCGCACCGTGGCGATCCAAGGGCTCGGGGCGGTCGGCATGCACTTGTGCCAGTACTTGCACGAAGCCGGCGCATCCCTGGTCGTCACGGACATCCGCGACGATCGCGTCAAAGAGGCCGTCCGGCGCTTCGGCGCCCGGGCGGTGGCGCCCGACGCGATTTTCGACGTCGAGTGCGACGTGTTCGCTCCGTGCGCTCTAGGCGCCGTCCTGAACGACGATACCATCCCGCGCCTGAAAGCCAAGATCGTGGCGGGCTCGGCCAACAACCAGCTCGCGGAGCTGCGGCACGGGCGAATGCTCAAGGAGCGCAACATCTTGTACGCACCGGACTTCATCATCAACGGAGGCGGCGTCATCAACGTGTACCACGAGCTCATTCCCGAGGGCTACCAGCGGGAGCGGGTCATGGAGCGCGTCGCACGCATCCGCGACCAGGTGGCGGAGGTTATCGCGCTGGCGGCCGAACAGAACACGACCACCGCCGAGGCCGCCCTGCTGCTGGCCGAACGGCGGTTGAACGGATAGAAACCGACGGGGCGGAAACGTCGTCGTTGCGGCAGCGGCACTAGCGTCCGCTGCCGCCGATCATGCAAAGGCCTGGTTGACAATCACCACGTGAACAATCCCTGCCTGCGCTACGGCGGCCTCGGCCCGCATGACCTGGCTGCCGGCGAGCTGCGGTTTCTGCGCGGCTGCGGCGTCCATCTCGGGCCAGAGGTGCCCGGCCGGACCGTCGACCGGCGTCACGCCTCGGGCCGCCGCGGGCGCAGCGCCTCCATGCGCCGGGTCGGCTCCAAGTCGACCTCGTCCGTCTCCCGCCCCCAACCGGCCTCGTCACCCGAAGGCTCGTCCACCGACAGATCCGGCCCGAGATCGACGTCGTAGCCGCCGTCGCCTTCCTTGTCCTCGGCCTCGGAGGCCGCCGCCGCCTCGTCGCTCAGCTCCGCGATGACGCGTGCAAACGCTTGCGCTTCCGCGCGGCCTTTCTCCAGCAGCTCCTTGTACTCGTCCACCAGCGCCGCCAGCCGGCTGCGGAACTCAGCTTCCTGGCGAGCCGCCTGCAGCGCCCGCGCCGCGTACTCGGCCACTTGCCGCCGGGCCCGCCGCAGCATGTCTTCCGCCTCCAGGCGCGCCTTGGCCAAAATGGCCTGCGCCTGCTGTTCCGCCACGGCCTTCGCGTCTTTGGCCACCTGCTTGGCGAACGCCAGCGTGGCGTCGATTTGCGTTTCCGCCTGCGAAACCTTGTCGACGCGCGCCTTCAGGCGCTCCTTTTCTTCCAGTACCTTCTGGTACTCCTGGTACAAGGTCTCGTACGCGTCGACCATCTTCTGGACGAACTCGTCCACGTCTTGCGGGTTGTATCCGCGCCACGCCGTCCGGAATTCCACCTTGGCCAGGTCTCTCGGCTTGAGAATGCTCATGCGTCTCCCTCCGCTCCAGGCTTGCCGCCCGCTTTCCGCAACACAGCCACCGCCAGCCGGCCCTTGCGGGTCGGTCCTCCTACCTCCTGCACGACCGCCTCGCCCCGCCCGGCCAAACCGATGACGTCGCCCGCCTTCACCGTCTGCGCAGGATCCGTGTTCACGCGCCCGTTGAGCGTCACGCGCTCCGCCTTCACTTCCCGGGCCATGCGCGTGCGCGACAACCCGAAGGCCAGGCTTCCCACCGCATCCAGCCGCGGCGACGCCACCGTTCCTTTCACCAGCCGCTCCCGGACCGCCTGATCCATCAGAACCACATCACCACCTGCCGCAGCACTTGGATGACGACGCTGTGCACGATGCGCAAAACGAGAAACGCCAAGACGGGCGAAAAGTCGATCATCCCGAAGGGCGGCAGCAGCCCGCGGAATATGTTCAGGAACGGATCCGTCACGCGGGCGATCCAGCGCACCAGCGGATTGTACGGGTCGACCGGGAACCAGGTCAGCAAAATGCGCGCCACCAGCAGCCACGAGTACACCTCAAACGCCCAGCTGACCAGCCGAATGAGTGCGAAGCCCAAGCCCTCACCCCCTAGCTCGTCCGCCCAAGCTCGCGCGAGCGCGCCGCCGCGGCTTCGACGGCCCGGATGCAGGCTGCCCGGAACGCGTGCTCCTCCAGCGCCTTGACGCCGGCGATGGTCGTCCCCGCCGGCGAGGTTACCATATCCTTCAGCTCTCCCGGATGACGCCCCGTCTCCAACACCATGCGCGCCGCCCCGAGCACCGTCTGGGCGGCCAGCTGCAGCGCTACGTCCCGGGGCAGTCCCGCCAGCACGCCGCCGTCGGCCAGCGCCTCAATAAACATATAGACATACGCCGGGCCCGAGCCGCTCAAGCCCGTCACCGCGTCCAGCAGCGGCTCCGGCACCGTTACCACCAGGCCCACCGCACCGAACAGCCGCCGGGCCTTTTCCATGTGTGCCTCCGCGGCGTGCGTGCCGGCGGCCAGCGCGATGGCTCCTTGGCGCACGAGACAGGGGGTGTTCGGCATGGCGCGGATAGCCGGGGTGCCCGCGGGCAGGCGCGCCTCGATGACGGCCAGCGGCACGCCGGCGGCCACCGAGATCACGCACGCGCCGGGACGCAATCCCGGCGCGATTTGCTGCAGCGCCGCCGGCACGTCGCCGGGCTTCACCGCGATGACTACGACGTCCGCCTGCGCCGCCGCCTCCTGATGGCCGACGACCTGCACGCCGTACCGGGCCGCCGCTTGGCGAGCCCGGGCCTCGTCGACGTCGGCCACAAACACATCGCTCGGGTCCGCGACCCCGGCCTGCACGATGCCGCCCACCAGCGCGCCGCCCATCGCCCCGACGCCGATGCAAGCCACCCGCCCGACCATGTCACCGCCCCACCTCGAAGTCGTCGTAGGCGTAGCCGCCGTCGTCCGCCGGCACCTCGATGCCGATGTTGCTGGGCGTAAACAGGAACAGCTGCTCGCCCAGCCGGTGCATGCGCCCGTCCAGCGCGTAGGCTGCGCCGCTGACGAAGTCGACGAGCCGCCGCGCCACTTCCTTCGGCACCAGCTCTACCGAGAGAATGACGGGCCGGCGATCTTTCAGGCAGTCGACCACCATCTGCACGTCGTCGAAACTCACCGGGCGGTAGACGACCACGCTCATCTGCTCCACGTCGCGGCGCGCCCCGGGCAAGCTGATGAGCCGGCCCCGCCGGGGCTCCGGCGCGGGCTCACGCGGCGGGCTGAACGCGGGAGATGCGTCTTCGGACGTGGCCGCCTCATCGTGCTCGATGCCCAGGAAGTGAAACACTTTGTCGAAAAACCGCTTTCCGTTCGACGTCGACTCGCTCACGCTTTCCTCACTCCGAACAGCGCCGTTCCGACGCGAATGCACGTCGAGCCTTCCTCCACGGCCACCTCGAAGTCGTTTGTCATCCCCATAGACAGGCACTGCATGCGCACCCCCTCGATGCCCGCCTCCTCCACTTGCCGGCTCAGCTCACGCAGGCGCCGGAAGACGGGCCGCACCGTCTCGGGATCGTTCGTCAGCGGAGCAATGGTCATCAGCCCTTCGATGCGCAAGCCCGGCAGCTTCGCCGCTTCACGAATAAAGTCCAGCACCTTTTCCGGCTCGAGGCCGTGCTTGGTCGGCTCCCGGGCCACGTTCACCTGCACCAGCACCGGCACGACCCGCCCCAGGGCGGTGGCTCGGCGCGACAGCTCCGCCGCCAGCTCCGGCCGGTCCAGCGAGTGGATGACATCGAAGAGAGCCAGAGCCTGGCGCACCTTGTTGGTCTGCAGGTGCCCGATCATGTGGCGCCGCACGCCGGGTCCCATCTGCAGCCGCGCAAACTTGTCGCGCGCCTCCTGGACCCGGTTTTCGCCGATGTCGGTAATGCCCAGTTCCAGCGCCGCTTGCACGGTGGCCGCGTCGACGCCCTTCGTCACCGCCACGATGGTAATTTCGGCCGGATCGCGGCCCGCCCGTTCGGCCGCGCGGCGCACCCGTTCCCGCACGCGCGCCAAGTTTTCGCTCAAATTCTCCAACGGCGTCGTCTCCCCTGCCAGTATGACTGTCGGGGCCGCATGAGGCTTTGCTTTTGATTTCGGCTCGGCTGAAGGGCGCTCCTTCCAGCAGAACGCGTCGACGCGGTCGCCGCGGGCGAAGGCCTTGCGGGAGGGAACTAAAGCACGAGAGTGCCTTCGCTGGTGCTCAGCAGCTTCAAGATGCGCTCTTCGTTGCCGGTGAGGGCGTTAATGTAGAGGAGGTACGACTCACCGTCCAGCCGCGCGGGGAATTCCCACGCCAGCACTTCCTCCAGCGTCTCCAGCGGAATGAGGGCGAGGCGGCCGTCTCCCACCTCCAGCGCCGGATTTAGCCGAGCGCGGGCGTCGGCTTCCGTTAAGACCGGCGCAGGCAGTTTCCGCGTGTGGTGGGACATCAAGTAGCCCATGGCCTCGTAGCCGATGATGTCGCCGTTGTCCAGCGCCACCGTCACCTTGATCAGGTCCGGATAGACGACGATGCCGTCCTGTACATAGGCGAAGGGGACGACGAGGCGGTGAGCCGCCGACGACGCCCACGTGGGCGTCATGTCAGCCAAGCCTCGCTGGGCCAGAAACTCCCGGGCCCGCTGGATGGCCTCGTCCACCGTCAGCCGCGTCTGCTCGACGGGGCGGCTGTCCAGCATCCAGACCACGTGGCCGCCCTTCCGGGACACGTCCAGGTCGATAAAACCCTCCCGGCGCGTCACCCGGATGCTGTAGGACGGAATGGGCCCTTCCACCTGGCCCCGAACGAAGACGTCTTCCCGAGTCAGCGAATACGGCAGGAACTCCAGCGCGATGCGCTGCGCCGCTTCGGCATCGATGACCTCGCCGGTCAGTCCCTTCGGTTCCCGCTGCTGGATATGATCGGAAAACGGCCCGTCGTAAATGAGGGTCGGGAACGACACCAGCTGGGTGTCGAGGCGCGCAAAGCCGTCGCGAAACTGATTCGGCACGTCGTCCAAGTTCCCGCGGGTGAGCCGCTGCATCTCGCGCCATGTCATGCTCCCCCGCGCGGCCGCCTCCACCACCTGGTGCAGCTGCTCCACCACCAGCGCCACCTGCCGGCGCAGATCCGCCAGCGTCCTGCGCTCTTCGCCCGAAAGAGGCTGGCCCTGGGCCGCCTTGCGGGCCAGCATGTAGGCGTAGTCGCCCGTTTGGGTGAACAGCTGCGACGTGCGCAAGAGCACCGCGGAACCGACCGGCAGCTGGTTCAAGTTGGCCTGAGCGCCGAACGCTTGGCGCCATACATCGGTCAAGATCAGGGCGCGCTGTTGGTCCGTCCCCGCGGCCAGCGCCTTGGCCAAGAGCAGCTCCGTCTGCTCGGCCTGGGCAATGAGCTCGAACAGGGCCCGCTGGTACTGCGCGGACTGCAGCGCCTCGGCGCGCACCCGCTCGCGCCACTGCCAAACGCCCCACGCCACTGACGCCAGCAGCAGCACGACAAGCATGCCGGTTGCCCTTTTCCAGCCACCCTCCACGGGCCCACCTCCCGATACGTGCGGCCGCCGTCAAATGCCGAAGACGTGATTGCCGATCTGCACGATTACCCGGCGAGTCCAGATCCACGGGCTGACGCGCTTGCTGGGATTCCAAAAAAAGAGCGCCCCGTAGGTCGGATCCCAGCCGTTCAGCGCGTCGCGGGCGGCGTTGTACGCTTCCGGGCCGGGCTGCCGCCGCCAGATCAAGCCGTTGCTCACCGACTCGAAGGCCAGCGGCTGGTAGACGACGCCGCTGATGGAGTTGGGGAACTGGGGACTGTTGACGCGATTGAGAATGACCGCCGCGACCGCGACCTGCCCGGCGTAGGGCTCGCCCTGCGCCTCGGCCGCCACGACCCGCGCCAAAAGCTCCAGCTCGTCGGCGCGCACCACGCCCCGGGGAAACCAGATCTGCGACTCCGCGACGAGACTGGCCGGCCCGTGCACGGCGGCGGTCACGAAAGCCATGGCCAGCACAAGTTTCCACGCCAAGCGCCGGCGCCGCATGGGCACCACCCGCTCCTTTCGCCGGAATCAAGCGGCATTGTTCCCCGCCCGCCCGGCATGTATGCGGGAGCGCCCCTAGTTACCCGCGGCGGCGAGCTCAGCGGCCGCTCCGGCTCTTCCAGACGGCGCCCGGCTGCAGCTCGGGGCGCAAGTAGTCGGCGGGATTCGTGGACAACACCCGGTGCACCCGCCACGTCCCGTCCCGGTCCTGCTCCAGCACGAGCTGCACCCGCCCCAAGGACATCTCCACCAGGGACGGCGGCGCGTCGTCTTCGTCGTTGAGCCACTCCGGCGGCGCGATGGTCCACAACACCGTCGGCTTCCCTCCCGCCCGCGTCGCCGTCTCAGCCTAACGGCGAGGGCAAACCGAACGTCACGTCGCGCGGCGCGCGCCACGTCTCCCACGCCGGCGCCCACCCGTCGCCCGGCGGGACCATTTGCGGCGCGCGCGCGGCGATGAGCTGCTTCAGCTTGCCCAGCGCTTCCTTCAGCCCGCCCAGCTGGTCGATGAGGCCGATTTCCACCGCGTCGCGCCCGATGAGCACCGTGCCCACGTCGCGCACGAGCTCGCCCGTGCGAAACATGACCTCGCGCAGCTTGGCCTCACTGATGCGGGAGTGCTGCACGATAAAGCGAATGACGCGATCTTGCATCTTGTCGAGATACTCGTACGTCTGGGGCACGCCGATGACGAGGCCCGTCAGGCGAATGGGGTGGATGGTGATGGTAGCCGTGGGAGCGATGAAGCTGTAGTCGGCGGCCACGGCAATGGGGGCGCCGATCGAATGGCCGCCGCCCAACACCAGGGACACGGTGGGCTTCGAGAGGCTGGCGATCATTTCCGCGATGGCCAGGCCCGCCTCGATGTCGCCGCCCACCGTGTTAAGCACGACGAGCAGGCCTTGAATTTTCGGGTCCTGCTCGATGGCCACGAGCTGCGGAATGACGTGTTCGTACTTGGTCGTCTTGTTCTTGGCGGGAAGCAGCACGTGCCCCTCGATTTGCCCAATGATCGAGAGCACGTGCACGCTGGCGGGCGCCGCCGGCGGCGGCTGGGGCACGCCCAGCTGCCGGATGGCCGCCAATGCCTCCTGGCCGTTTTCGTGCTCGTCCGCCGCGTCGTCGTCTGCGGCGGATCCCGGCCGCGCAGAAATCCATTCGCTCATCAGCCGGCCTCGCCTTCGTGCGGGCACCGTCGTCCGGCGGCATCGCCGCCGCCGGACGGGCCTCTCCGTACTCAGCTAGTATAAGGCTCGGCCTACCCGTTCATGCGCTTTGCCCGCAGGCCGCCGGCGCCGCTACACTTCCATGACGATGGGCAAAATCATCGGGCGCCGCTTGGTACGCTCGTACAAGAACCGGCTCAATACGTCCCGCATGTTGTTCTTGAGCACGTTCCACTGCGTCGTCTGGCGCTCCGACATCTTGGCCAGCGCGTCCTGCAGGCGAGCGCGGGCCTCGTCCAGCAAGTCCTCGGCCTCCCGCACGTAGACGAAACCGCGCGAGACGATGTCCGGTCCCGCCACGACCGCGCCGGTATGCTTGTCGATGGTCACTACCGCAATCAAGATGCCGTCCTGCGACAGCTGCCGCCGGTCGCGCAGCACGATGTTGCCCACGTCGCCCACGCCCAGGCCGTCGACGTACACACCGCCCGCCGGCACGCGCCCGGTCACCGCGGCTGTCCCGTCGGCGCGAAACTCCAGCACGTCGCCGATATCCAAGATAAATACGTTGTTTTCGGCCACGCCCACGGCCGTGGCCAGCCGCGCGTGTTGCCACAGCATGCGGAACTCGCCGTGAATCGGGACGAAGTACTTGGGCCGGCACAGGTTCAGCATCCACTTCAGCTCCTCCTGCGCGGCGTGGCCGGAAACGTGCACGCCGTGGAGTTCGCCGTGGACGACCGTAGCCCCCAGCTTGTACAGCTGGTTGATGGTCCGGCCCACAAGGCGTTCGTTGCCGGGAATGGGATGAGCGGAAATGATGACCGTGTCGCCGGGCATGATCTCGATCTGGCGGTGCTCCGACGCGGCCATGCGCGACAACGCCGCCATCGGCTCGCCCTGGCTGCCCGTGCTCAGCACCACCACTCTCTCCGGCGGGTATTTATCCACGTCGGACGAGTCGATGAACATGGACGGGGGGAAATCAAGATACCCCAGGTCCATGGCGATGCCGACGACGCTGGTCATGCTGCGCCCGACGACGCACACCTTGCGATTGGTCTTGGCCGCAGCCTCGAACACCTGCTGAATGCGGTGGACGTTGGACGCGAACGTCGCCACGACGACGCGGCCTTTGGCGTTGCGGAAAATCTCTTCAAACCCTTCGCCCACGGTCTTCTCCGATTTGGTGTACCCGGGCTTTTCGGCGTTGGTCGAATCCGAAAACAGCGCCAGCACGCCTTTGGCGCCCAGCTGCGCGAAACGCTGGATATCCGTCGTGCGCCCGTCGATGGGCGTATGGTCAAACTTAAAATCCGTCGCAAACACGATGACGCCTGCGGGCGTGTTGATGGCCAGCGCGACGACGTCGGGAATGCTGTGGTTGACGTGAATCAGCTCGATGTTCAAGCGCCCAAAACGAAGTCGATCGCCGGCCTTCACCTCCACCATCCTGGGGGCCTTGACGTCGCTTTCCTGCAAGCGCGCCTGGGCCAAGCCCAGCGTCAGCCGCGTGCCGTACACGGGCACGGGCACGTCGCGCAGCAAGTACGGCAGCGCGCCGATGTGATCCTCATGACCGTGGGTCAGGATGACGGCGCGAACTTTCTCCCGGTTTTCGCGCAAATACGTGATGTCGGGGATGACCAGGTCGACGCCGAGCAAGTCTTCTTCCGGGAACGCCACGCCGGCGTCGATGACGACGATGTCGTCGGCGGTCTCCACGACCCACATGTTTTTTCCTACTTCTCCCAGGCCACCCAGCGGGATGACCGCCACCGAATCTCGTGCCAGGTGCATTCCGGCAAATTCCTCCTAGTTCAACAAGCCGTTTTCGCGCAAGACTTGGCGAATGGCCCGTTCCTCGTCTTCCGACGGCGGCCCCAAGGGCGGCCGCAGGGGCCCGGCGTTCATGCCCAGCATGTTGATGGCCGTCTTGACGGGAATCGGATTGGTGGTTATGAACATGGCGCGGAAAATCGGCCAAAGTTCAAGATGGATCGCCGTCGCGGTGCGGACGTCGCCTTTTTGGAAGGCGTCGATCATCGCCCGCAGCCGGCGGCCGACCAGGTGCGCGGCCACGCTGACGACGCCCACGCCGCCCAGGGCCAAAATCGGCAGCGTCAACGAGTCGTCGCCGCTGTAGATGGCGAAATCGGGCGGCGTGCGCCGGCGGATTTCGGACACCTGGTTCAGATCGCCGCTGGCTTCCTTAATCGCGACGATGTTGTCGATCTCCGCCAGCCGCGCCACCGTCTCGGGCAGCAGGTTGCACCCGGTGCGGGACGGGACGTTGTACAGCATAACGGGCAGCGACGTGCTCTCGGCGATGGCCCGGAAATGCCGGTACAGCCCCTCTTGGGTGGGACGGTTGTAGTACGGGACCACCGCCATGATGGCGTCTACGCCCAGCTTCTCCGCCTCTTTCGTCAACTCGATGCTGTGGCGGGTATCGTTGGTGCCCGTGCCCGCAATCACCGTAGCCCGCCCGCCGATCTCCCGGACCACGGCGCGAAACAGCTCCAGCTTCTCCTCGTCGGTCAGCGTGGCCGACTCGCCGGTGGTGCCGGCCACGACGACGCCTTCGTTCCCGATGTCAACCAGATACCGCGCCAAGCGGGCCGCCTGCTCGGCGTTCAAGCTCAGATCCTCACGAAACGGCGTAATCATCGCGGTCAACAAGCTGCCCAGCTTCATCGACCGTCGCCTCCTGTTCGCTGTTGATGCGCGCCCAGCGAAAACTCGTCGTGCAGCGCCTGGACGACGCGCGCCGCATCTTCCGTGCGGACAAGGCAAGCGATGTTCGCGTGCGAGTCGGTGGTGGCGTACACGGCCGCACCGGCCGCGCACAGCGCCCGAGCGACGCGCGCCATGACGCCCGGGACGCCGTGCATGCCCGCGCCGACCACGGACACTTTGGTCAGGCCGCTCAGCACGCGGTACTCGACGCCCAAGCCGTCCATGAGCCGCTGCGACCGGCCTTGATCCTCCTGCGCCACGACGAAGCCGATTCCTTCCTCCGATACGTCAATCATATCAATGCTGACATGGTTTTTCCCGAGCCCCTCGAACAGTTCCAGCGCCCGCGGCCCCATGCCGCCCGGATCCAGCGCCGGGAGGCGGAAGAGCGTGCGGCCCGGCACTGCGGCAATGCCGGTGACCACTCGATCCAGTTGGACATGAAATTCCGGCGAACGGCGGGACGGGGGACCGGCGATGAGCGTGCCCGGGCTGCGCCCGTCGGCAGGGCGAATGCGAAGCGGGATGCGATGTTCCATCGCGATTTCGACCGCGCGGGGATGAACGACTTTCGCGCCCGAGTGCGCCATCTCCACGATCTCGCGAAATGTGAGCCGCTCCAACACCGCGGCGTCCGGCACGAGACGGGGATCCGCCGTGAAAACGCCGGGCACGTCGGTGAAAATGTCCACGTACTCCGCCCCGAGCGCGGCACCTAGCACCGCGGCCGTTGTGTCGCTGCCGCCGCGCCCCAGGGTCGTCACCTGGCCGTCTTCGGTGACGCCCTGAAACCCGGCCACGACTACGACGCGGCCCTGCTCCAGGTGGCGCACGACGGCGTCCGGCTTCACTCGCCGGACGCGGGCGTTGCCGAAGTTGGCGTCCGTAATAATGCCGGCGTCGCGGCCCGTCAGCGCCACGGCGGGAATGCCTTCCGCGCGCAGCGTGTGCGCCAGCACAACGGCTGCAACGACTTCGCCGCATGCCGCCAGCATGTCGCGTTCCCTGGCGTCGGGGTCGACGCCTTCCGGCAGCAGCGACAGCAGCGTGTCCGTCGCGTACGGGTCGCCGGCGCGACCCATGGCGGACACTACGACTACGACGCGGAACCCTTCCTGCAGCGCCTCACGGACTCGATCCGCCGCCTGCCGGCGCTGCTGGGGCGTCACCACCGAACTGCCGCCAAACTTCTGCACCACGACGCGCACGGGCCCACCTCCTGCCCGCGCCCGGCCGGGGCCGCCGTCACAAGCACCCATCTGCCGTCAACAGTTCGGCGATTTGCAGCGCGTTCAGCGCCGCGCCTTTGCGAATCTGATCTCCAACGACCCACAAGTTCAAACCTCGCTCGATGCTCTTATCCTGGCGAATGCGCCCCACGAACACCGCGTCTTTGCCCGTCGCGTCGATGGGCATCGGATAGCGCATCGCGTCAGGCTCGTCCACGAC
Proteins encoded in this region:
- a CDS encoding aspartate kinase → MRVVVQKFGGSSVVTPQQRRQAADRVREALQEGFRVVVVVSAMGRAGDPYATDTLLSLLPEGVDPDARERDMLAACGEVVAAVVLAHTLRAEGIPAVALTGRDAGIITDANFGNARVRRVKPDAVVRHLEQGRVVVVAGFQGVTEDGQVTTLGRGGSDTTAAVLGAALGAEYVDIFTDVPGVFTADPRLVPDAAVLERLTFREIVEMAHSGAKVVHPRAVEIAMEHRIPLRIRPADGRSPGTLIAGPPSRRSPEFHVQLDRVVTGIAAVPGRTLFRLPALDPGGMGPRALELFEGLGKNHVSIDMIDVSEEGIGFVVAQEDQGRSQRLMDGLGVEYRVLSGLTKVSVVGAGMHGVPGVMARVARALCAAGAAVYATTDSHANIACLVRTEDAARVVQALHDEFSLGAHQQRTGGDGR